The following proteins are co-located in the Frigidibacter mobilis genome:
- the fcl gene encoding GDP-L-fucose synthase, with protein MSYDLTGKRIWVAGHRGMVGGAVVRRLASEECEVITAGRDVVDLVDQRAVHDWMAATRPDAIVLAAAKVGGIHANSTRPVDFLYDNLMIEANIIHAAHEADVERLLFLGSSCIYPKLAPQPIPEDSLLTGPLEPTNEWYAIAKIAGIKLTQAYRTQYGRDWISAMPTNLYGPGDNYDLNTSHVLPALLRKFHEAKLSGASTVTLWGSGTPLREFLHCDDLADALVFLLKDYSGYDHVNVGSGSEVTIRELAETIADVVGYKAELVFDSTKPDGTPRKLMDSSRLHGMGWNKARDLRDGLTHTYANWLSQMETV; from the coding sequence ATGAGCTATGATCTCACTGGGAAACGTATCTGGGTTGCCGGGCATCGTGGAATGGTGGGCGGCGCTGTCGTGCGTCGCCTCGCCTCCGAGGAATGCGAAGTGATTACGGCCGGGCGCGACGTCGTCGATCTGGTCGATCAGCGCGCCGTGCATGACTGGATGGCGGCGACCAGGCCCGATGCGATAGTGCTGGCGGCAGCCAAGGTTGGCGGCATTCATGCCAACAGCACCCGGCCTGTCGATTTTCTGTACGACAACCTGATGATCGAAGCGAACATCATCCACGCCGCACATGAGGCGGATGTGGAGCGGCTGCTGTTCCTTGGCTCGTCCTGCATCTATCCCAAGCTGGCCCCGCAGCCGATCCCCGAGGACAGCTTGCTGACTGGCCCGCTGGAGCCCACCAACGAGTGGTATGCCATCGCCAAGATCGCAGGCATTAAGCTGACCCAGGCTTATCGCACCCAATACGGGCGCGACTGGATCTCGGCGATGCCGACCAACCTTTACGGGCCGGGCGACAATTACGATCTGAACACCAGCCACGTTCTGCCGGCGCTGCTGCGCAAGTTCCATGAGGCGAAGCTCTCTGGCGCAAGCACGGTCACGCTTTGGGGGTCGGGTACGCCGCTGCGCGAGTTCCTGCATTGCGATGATCTTGCCGACGCGCTGGTGTTCCTACTCAAGGACTATTCGGGCTATGACCATGTCAATGTCGGCTCGGGCAGCGAGGTGACGATCCGCGAGTTGGCAGAAACGATTGCCGATGTGGTGGGCTACAAGGCGGAGCTGGTCTTTGACAGCACAAAGCCGGACGGCACGCCGCGCAAACTCATGGACAGCTCGCGGCTACATGGCATGGGGTGGAACAAGGCTCGTGACCTGCGCGACGGTCTGACCCACACCTATGCCAACTGGCTTTCTCAGATGGAGACGGTCTGA
- a CDS encoding glycosyltransferase codes for MNESAANRATLLLTTFKYPYAKGEPFLTAELPYLRQHFDRILVQPVIGMPEKRDLPEGFELCAPVYHEKGRKAFLAAGLLKPAVLLAAAREARRLAKTGHAVDMQRILVWAVTRHALERSEGVQRLLAARGPKAAYAYWGHTPALASGRLARAGIPFAVRFHRVDLYHYGAHTYVEGKSRPQSFPWREDIAAADRLIFISGHGRDYYGETWNVPDFDRKASVSRLGTSDAGHCGRARQPGDPFVLVSCSRISPVKQVHLIGQMAAEMAKLGRSVVWHHFGVGDHAPSLQVIEELKAQPGLDIRLHGWVQNPELMEFYRTTPVDLFANLSLSEGVPVSIMEAISFDIPVLATAVDGTPEAVVEGQSGFLCSLDEASCSPALARRIYQAMSQQETERTLAPRKLWEERFDAERNFAEHAADLAALAGRVVAT; via the coding sequence ATGAATGAGTCCGCGGCAAACAGGGCAACGCTGCTTCTGACAACGTTCAAGTATCCCTATGCCAAGGGAGAACCGTTCCTGACGGCCGAGCTGCCCTATTTGCGGCAGCACTTCGACCGGATCCTCGTTCAGCCGGTCATCGGTATGCCCGAGAAGCGAGACCTGCCGGAGGGGTTCGAACTCTGCGCGCCGGTTTACCATGAGAAGGGTCGGAAGGCGTTCCTTGCCGCGGGTCTGTTGAAACCTGCTGTCCTGCTGGCCGCGGCCCGCGAGGCGAGGCGGCTTGCGAAAACCGGCCATGCGGTCGATATGCAGCGGATCCTGGTCTGGGCGGTCACCCGGCACGCTCTGGAGCGCTCCGAAGGCGTGCAACGCCTGCTCGCGGCACGCGGCCCGAAAGCCGCCTATGCCTATTGGGGGCACACCCCGGCCTTGGCCTCGGGCCGACTGGCCCGCGCAGGTATCCCCTTTGCCGTGCGCTTTCACCGCGTCGATCTCTACCATTACGGTGCGCATACCTATGTCGAGGGCAAGAGCAGGCCGCAGAGCTTTCCCTGGCGCGAGGATATTGCCGCCGCCGACCGCCTGATCTTCATCTCGGGTCATGGCCGCGATTATTATGGCGAGACCTGGAATGTCCCGGACTTCGACCGGAAAGCCAGCGTTTCACGACTGGGCACCTCCGATGCGGGCCACTGCGGCCGAGCCAGGCAGCCCGGCGATCCGTTTGTCCTAGTCTCATGCTCGCGCATCTCTCCGGTCAAGCAGGTTCATCTTATCGGTCAAATGGCTGCCGAGATGGCGAAACTGGGCCGCAGCGTGGTCTGGCATCACTTCGGCGTTGGCGACCACGCCCCCTCCTTGCAGGTCATCGAGGAATTGAAGGCACAGCCCGGTCTGGACATACGGTTGCACGGCTGGGTACAAAATCCCGAGCTGATGGAGTTTTATCGCACCACACCCGTGGATCTCTTTGCGAACCTCTCCCTGTCCGAAGGTGTGCCGGTCTCGATCATGGAAGCCATTTCTTTCGACATCCCCGTCTTGGCCACTGCCGTCGATGGCACCCCCGAAGCCGTGGTCGAGGGGCAGAGCGGCTTCCTGTGCTCCCTGGACGAAGCGTCCTGCAGCCCGGCTCTTGCCCGCAGGATTTATCAAGCTATGTCCCAGCAGGAAACCGAGCGCACTCTTGCTCCGCGCAAGCTGTGGGAAGAGCGCTTCGACGCGGAACGCAACTTCGCCGAACATGCGGCAGATCTGGCGGCTCTTGCAGGGCGAGTGGTAGCGACGTGA
- the gmd gene encoding GDP-mannose 4,6-dehydratase, with protein sequence MKKALITGITGQDGSYLTELLLEKGYEVHGIKRRASLFNTQRVDHLYEDPHVDNARLKLHYGDLTDSSNLTRILRDVEPDEVYNLGAQSHVAVSFEAPEYTADVDAMGTLRLLEAIRFLGLEKKTRFYQASTSELYGLVQEIPQRETTPFHPRSPYAVAKMYAYWIAVNYREAYGMFACNGILFNHESPRRGETFVTRKITRGLANIAMGLEPCLYMGNIDSLRDWGHAKDYVRMQWMMLQQDTPEDYVIATGVQYSVREFIAWAASDLGITLEFTGSAVEEIATVTAVEGDLAPNVKVGDVIMRIDPRYFRPAEVETLLGDPSKAKQKLGWVPEITAREMCREMVEADHKSARRHALLKSHGLELPVSVE encoded by the coding sequence ATGAAAAAGGCTCTGATTACCGGCATCACCGGCCAGGACGGCTCTTACCTGACCGAGTTGCTGCTCGAAAAGGGTTATGAGGTTCATGGCATCAAGCGCCGCGCCTCGCTGTTCAACACCCAGCGGGTCGATCACCTCTATGAGGATCCGCATGTCGACAACGCCCGGCTGAAGCTGCACTACGGCGATCTGACCGACTCGTCGAACCTGACGCGGATCCTGCGCGATGTCGAACCCGACGAGGTCTACAACCTCGGCGCACAATCGCATGTCGCCGTCAGCTTCGAAGCGCCCGAATACACCGCCGATGTCGATGCGATGGGCACGCTGCGGCTGCTGGAGGCGATACGCTTCCTGGGTCTGGAGAAGAAGACCCGCTTCTACCAGGCCTCGACCTCCGAGCTTTACGGCCTCGTGCAGGAAATCCCGCAGCGCGAGACGACGCCCTTCCACCCGCGCTCGCCCTACGCGGTCGCCAAGATGTATGCCTACTGGATCGCGGTGAACTACCGCGAGGCCTATGGCATGTTTGCCTGCAACGGGATCCTCTTCAACCACGAATCCCCCCGCCGCGGCGAGACTTTCGTGACGCGCAAGATCACCCGCGGCTTGGCCAACATTGCGATGGGGCTGGAGCCCTGCCTCTACATGGGCAACATCGACAGCTTGCGCGACTGGGGCCATGCCAAGGACTATGTCCGCATGCAGTGGATGATGCTGCAGCAGGACACGCCCGAGGATTATGTCATCGCCACGGGGGTGCAGTATTCTGTGCGCGAGTTCATCGCTTGGGCGGCGTCCGATCTGGGCATCACGCTGGAATTCACGGGGAGTGCCGTGGAGGAGATCGCCACGGTCACCGCGGTCGAGGGCGACCTCGCGCCCAATGTGAAGGTTGGCGACGTTATCATGCGGATCGACCCGCGCTATTTCCGGCCTGCCGAGGTGGAAACCTTGCTGGGCGACCCGAGCAAGGCCAAGCAAAAGCTGGGCTGGGTGCCCGAGATCACCGCACGCGAGATGTGCCGCGAAATGGTCGAGGCGGATCATAAATCCGCCCGCCGCCACGCCTTGCTGAAGAGCCACGGACTTGAATTGCCGGTGAGTGTGGAATGA
- a CDS encoding sulfotransferase domain-containing protein, translating into MRKAKAFANRVPRLAAHLSAKEEDYRARPPIIVNSLPKSGTHLLMQIAQELPDRRYFGSFIAQTPSMTLRMRSQGEIDRKIAAIVPGEVLGTHLYYTPETEAALRKINAIHLFIWRDPRDVLLSEAHYLAKMNRWHAMHKAFAALPDAETQVRFAITGNGGNYPGAEERIGSYMGWLTSDSCLSLRYEELVDPQTQLGQCQRILDVYKATARAPGSLPSAEMLVDAINPARSHTFNRGGIGRWRKEMSPANLALCEERLGPWLAS; encoded by the coding sequence GTGCGCAAGGCCAAGGCCTTCGCAAATCGGGTTCCGCGGCTGGCCGCCCACCTCTCGGCAAAAGAGGAAGATTACAGGGCCCGCCCGCCGATTATCGTGAATTCGCTCCCCAAGAGCGGGACCCATCTCCTGATGCAGATTGCGCAGGAGCTTCCCGATCGTCGCTACTTCGGATCGTTTATCGCGCAAACCCCCTCTATGACACTACGGATGCGCAGTCAGGGCGAGATTGATCGCAAGATTGCCGCCATTGTTCCGGGCGAGGTGCTTGGCACGCATCTCTACTACACGCCAGAGACAGAAGCTGCGCTGCGGAAGATCAACGCGATTCACCTGTTCATCTGGCGCGATCCGCGCGACGTTTTGCTGTCCGAGGCCCATTACCTGGCGAAGATGAACCGTTGGCATGCCATGCACAAAGCCTTTGCGGCGCTGCCTGACGCGGAAACCCAGGTCCGCTTTGCGATCACCGGAAATGGCGGAAACTATCCCGGGGCCGAAGAACGTATCGGGTCCTATATGGGCTGGCTAACTTCGGACAGTTGCCTGAGCCTGCGCTATGAGGAACTTGTCGATCCCCAGACGCAACTCGGGCAGTGCCAGCGCATCCTTGATGTCTACAAGGCGACCGCCCGCGCCCCTGGCTCGCTACCCTCTGCGGAGATGCTGGTGGACGCGATCAATCCGGCACGGTCCCATACCTTCAACCGGGGTGGCATCGGGCGCTGGCGCAAGGAAATGAGCCCCGCCAACCTGGCGCTGTGCGAGGAGCGTCTGGGCCCCTGGCTCGCATCCTGA
- a CDS encoding polysaccharide pyruvyl transferase family protein translates to MAVYFSLDTQFENLGDEVINGLLLRELARRQALRILTGKAPDWYRANIAAAVGGGGGDVRFIADRKRYMRDFVMGCLLPPGNIMLLSCGDVTTIKPNSRRSKMMSVLTRLPFLQIAQVGASRLKLADADKGWLARAAGKAGRVTVRDEYSLQTLEAAGIKTRLLPDLAFLLDYRRPDGATKALFMFRETDADSTAFVAQLAAMVARSRDLGLEPVFGWQVARDESFNRALAEHTGAGLLELPGSSEGRLTPTLQAYEGVAVIVSNRLHGLLLAASRGALPMPMLRDSERKVRGVFEHAGLAGLLVSDALAPGASADALAGVMTQRSLYVDAVEQAFQANSASLRQGFDALFGTGRAA, encoded by the coding sequence ATGGCAGTCTACTTTTCGCTCGACACCCAATTCGAAAATCTCGGGGACGAGGTCATCAATGGCCTGCTGCTGCGTGAGCTTGCCCGCCGCCAGGCGCTGCGCATCTTGACCGGCAAGGCGCCGGACTGGTACCGCGCCAATATTGCGGCAGCCGTGGGTGGCGGAGGCGGAGATGTGCGGTTCATCGCGGACCGCAAGCGCTACATGCGGGACTTTGTGATGGGTTGCCTGTTGCCGCCCGGCAATATTATGCTGCTGTCTTGCGGGGATGTCACGACGATCAAGCCCAACTCCAGACGCAGCAAGATGATGTCCGTGCTGACCCGGCTGCCATTCCTGCAGATCGCGCAGGTTGGCGCGTCGCGGCTGAAGCTGGCCGATGCAGACAAGGGCTGGCTGGCCCGTGCCGCCGGCAAGGCCGGCCGGGTCACGGTCCGTGACGAGTATTCGCTGCAGACCCTCGAAGCGGCCGGCATCAAGACCCGCCTGCTGCCCGACCTGGCCTTCCTGCTGGACTACCGGCGCCCGGACGGCGCGACCAAGGCGCTGTTCATGTTCCGCGAGACCGATGCGGACAGCACAGCTTTCGTCGCCCAGTTGGCTGCAATGGTCGCCAGATCCCGCGACCTTGGGCTGGAGCCGGTCTTCGGCTGGCAGGTGGCGCGTGACGAGAGCTTCAACCGCGCCCTGGCCGAACACACCGGGGCAGGCCTGCTCGAACTTCCGGGAAGTAGCGAGGGCCGGTTGACCCCTACACTGCAAGCCTACGAAGGCGTGGCCGTCATCGTGTCAAACCGCCTGCACGGGCTCTTGCTGGCTGCTTCCCGCGGGGCGCTGCCGATGCCGATGCTGAGGGACAGCGAGCGCAAGGTTCGCGGCGTCTTTGAACATGCAGGGCTGGCTGGCCTGCTTGTGTCGGATGCGCTGGCGCCGGGGGCAAGTGCAGATGCGCTGGCCGGGGTCATGACGCAGCGCTCTCTATATGTGGATGCCGTTGAACAGGCGTTCCAGGCCAACTCCGCAAGCCTGCGGCAGGGGTTTGATGCGCTGTTCGGAACAGGCCGGGCCGCGTGA
- a CDS encoding WcaI family glycosyltransferase codes for MRILILGINYAPEIISTAVYTTGLAEMLAEAGHDVRVITAQPYFPAWKVMAGWPRFTYRSERPRSDLPKLQVTHCPLYVPTNPTGARRILHHLSFALTALPRALWAALTKRPDLVMVIAPSMMSALAGIPAARISGAKTWLHIQDYEVEAAFATGLLKEDSRVGRTAKGFEAWVLKRFDRISSISGPMLAKLAEKGVAASKVFELRNWANLAKVTPMTGRSPMCEELGITTPHVALYSGNLANKQGLEIIPQVARLLAHRQDLTFAICGDGSFKAELTQLSEGLDNIRFFPLQPLERFSDTLGMATVHLLPQIAGAADLVLPSKLTNMLASGRPVIATAEPGTALAGEVEGCGAVTRPGDAVALAAAIEALIDEPALCATYGAAARARAYERWDSAAIFARFEAEIQHLIRTKDQTPVAASEGLKDHR; via the coding sequence ATGCGTATCCTGATCCTTGGCATCAACTACGCGCCTGAAATCATTTCGACGGCCGTGTACACCACCGGCCTTGCCGAAATGCTGGCCGAGGCCGGGCATGACGTGCGGGTGATTACCGCTCAGCCCTATTTCCCGGCATGGAAGGTGATGGCGGGTTGGCCGCGGTTCACGTATCGCAGCGAACGGCCGCGTTCTGATCTGCCGAAGCTGCAGGTCACTCATTGCCCGCTCTACGTCCCGACGAATCCGACCGGCGCGCGGCGTATCCTGCATCATCTGAGCTTCGCCTTGACAGCGCTGCCCCGCGCGCTGTGGGCCGCGTTGACCAAGCGGCCGGATCTGGTGATGGTGATCGCGCCCTCGATGATGTCGGCGCTGGCAGGGATTCCTGCTGCGCGCATTTCTGGCGCGAAGACCTGGCTGCATATCCAAGATTACGAGGTCGAGGCGGCCTTCGCCACGGGGCTTCTAAAGGAAGACAGCCGCGTTGGCCGTACCGCCAAGGGCTTTGAAGCCTGGGTCCTGAAGCGATTTGACCGCATCTCGTCGATCTCGGGTCCGATGCTTGCCAAGCTTGCCGAGAAAGGCGTTGCCGCCAGCAAGGTGTTTGAACTGCGAAACTGGGCGAATTTGGCAAAGGTCACGCCGATGACCGGGCGCTCGCCCATGTGCGAGGAACTCGGGATCACCACACCGCACGTGGCGCTTTACTCGGGCAATCTTGCCAACAAGCAGGGGCTGGAGATTATCCCGCAGGTGGCACGGCTGCTCGCGCATCGCCAAGACCTGACCTTTGCCATTTGCGGGGACGGGTCGTTCAAGGCCGAACTGACGCAACTGTCAGAGGGGCTCGACAATATCCGCTTTTTCCCGCTGCAGCCGCTGGAGAGATTCTCCGATACGCTGGGAATGGCTACGGTCCACCTCTTGCCTCAGATTGCCGGGGCGGCGGACCTGGTGCTGCCTTCGAAGCTGACAAACATGCTGGCATCAGGGCGCCCGGTGATCGCCACGGCCGAGCCCGGCACTGCACTTGCTGGCGAGGTCGAGGGCTGTGGCGCGGTAACCCGGCCAGGCGATGCCGTGGCGCTGGCCGCGGCGATCGAGGCGCTGATTGACGAGCCCGCGCTTTGCGCAACCTACGGCGCTGCGGCCCGCGCCCGCGCCTATGAACGCTGGGACAGTGCCGCTATCTTCGCCCGGTTCGAGGCCGAAATCCAGCACCTGATTCGAACGAAAGACCAAACGCCCGTAGCGGCATCAGAGGGACTGAAGGACCACAGATGA
- a CDS encoding oligosaccharide flippase family protein translates to MKPRGIFRGGAIVGIGVVVSQAINILSYPILSRLFTPEDFGAFSLFFFGMQVLGASLAGRYEQAIMLCRTPTRAHHALSLAQVTALLATGLLVALFGLFAAQLDALTDANLGAYWMAVPIAGFFVSVQTSLTFLAVRYGQYGLVSTARIVKSAAAFLIQIVLVYSIWGGVGALIAGETLGAALSILPVLRAERTRGQRSIFHTRRGRRHALRLAAVYVDQPLWNLPHVFISQLARWVMAMMIAALYTTADAGAYFMMFRVVMMPSTLVSGSLSQVFFRAAAEEQRATGRFTSALKSVVLPLLGLGLLATLVLMLLGPWLFAAVLGEQWRSAGEMAVIFAPYMVLQMVLATVAPSYLLGGRQRSMLGVASLQTAVFLVGFWLGHVIMHDIRWAIGASVWLSVPYMAGMLLWYWRMARTRMVPNERTLNNE, encoded by the coding sequence ATGAAACCCAGAGGAATCTTCCGCGGCGGCGCGATCGTCGGAATTGGCGTGGTCGTATCGCAGGCGATCAACATCCTGTCCTACCCGATCCTGTCGCGTCTCTTCACGCCCGAGGATTTCGGGGCGTTTTCGCTTTTCTTCTTCGGGATGCAGGTTCTTGGGGCCTCGCTGGCCGGCCGCTACGAGCAGGCAATCATGCTGTGCCGCACGCCCACCCGCGCGCATCACGCCCTGTCGCTGGCGCAGGTTACAGCTCTTCTGGCGACGGGCCTGCTGGTGGCTCTGTTCGGCCTCTTTGCCGCGCAGCTGGATGCCCTGACCGATGCCAATCTGGGCGCCTATTGGATGGCTGTGCCAATCGCGGGCTTCTTCGTCTCGGTGCAGACCTCGCTGACATTTCTTGCAGTGCGATACGGGCAGTACGGTCTTGTCTCCACTGCACGGATCGTCAAATCGGCAGCAGCCTTCCTGATCCAGATTGTTCTGGTTTACAGCATCTGGGGCGGAGTCGGGGCACTTATTGCCGGTGAAACCCTTGGCGCAGCGCTTTCGATCCTTCCGGTTCTGAGGGCAGAGCGGACCCGTGGCCAGCGCAGCATCTTCCACACCCGGCGCGGACGGCGTCACGCTCTCCGGCTGGCGGCTGTCTATGTCGACCAGCCGCTGTGGAACCTGCCACATGTGTTCATCAGCCAGCTGGCGCGCTGGGTCATGGCGATGATGATTGCCGCACTTTACACCACCGCCGATGCAGGCGCCTATTTCATGATGTTCCGGGTGGTGATGATGCCCTCGACGCTTGTGTCAGGCTCGCTCAGCCAGGTCTTCTTCCGGGCTGCCGCCGAGGAACAGCGAGCGACGGGGCGTTTTACCTCTGCACTGAAATCTGTTGTCCTGCCGCTGCTGGGGCTCGGGCTGCTCGCCACACTGGTGCTGATGCTGCTGGGCCCTTGGCTCTTTGCCGCGGTCCTGGGTGAGCAATGGCGCTCTGCAGGCGAGATGGCCGTGATCTTTGCGCCCTATATGGTGCTTCAGATGGTGCTGGCCACTGTCGCCCCCTCTTACCTCCTTGGCGGCCGTCAGCGGTCGATGCTGGGCGTGGCCAGCCTTCAGACTGCCGTGTTCCTGGTCGGTTTCTGGCTCGGTCACGTGATTATGCACGACATCCGCTGGGCCATCGGCGCTTCGGTCTGGCTCTCGGTTCCCTACATGGCCGGTATGCTTCTATGGTACTGGCGGATGGCCCGTACCCGGATGGTCCCCAATGAAAGAACTTTGAACAATGAATGA
- a CDS encoding acyltransferase family protein, which translates to MTTAEPHQIRDDITGLRALAVIAVIIFHMDTSLLPGGFLGVDVFFVISGYVITMSLMKSGPLPLGAFLLRFYQKRIRRLMPALILLVVVCSAVISMVDPAPRMSLLTGMAGLFGLSNMLLLFSATDYFAADTEFNIFTHTWSLGVEEQYYLLYPVLFWLLTRGASADTARRRVFAAMALLSCVTLVLFQWLSQTNPSAAFFLMPTRLWELGAGCMLCLATDQQSTAPWRRRSGPVLAPLAVVLLVACFLIPEHAAFWTTPLSVLATVALLAMASTSRPVFALLSNPVAVWIGLASYSLYLWHWPVLVLGRWTTGITLATAPLQLAAIFALGAVSYHLVETPLRKTSWSKWNAGTVLIGLGAASLAACCVAVLYLPLKGDLYLGEPKVAGQTTASALFPEDGEFAITTRRFADACNLTPNLLSGAKKGPKPEITEAFLAGCLHSDSTRQKLVLLGDSFASRSVEHLALAADALGLQFGVLFGYNCPFPLRPSDIAGMPAESCREHDYDRIIDAVVAAVRPGDILVLRLYLAKDQYVSYAGGNMPVLDSYDAALTNFSQRVRDHGGRVVLLGGNPTLPIQAAQSMNPQWFNKALYSEFLTVDSNVETRFDHALDAHLQALFDGSSLLSYIPVNHWFCDDALTCRTRTASEVYYLDKVHLSPAAYDLFYDDLLAHLRAMSGPS; encoded by the coding sequence ATGACGACTGCCGAGCCCCACCAGATACGCGATGACATCACTGGTCTGCGCGCCCTTGCCGTTATTGCGGTCATCATCTTCCACATGGACACCAGCCTTCTTCCGGGTGGGTTTCTGGGCGTGGACGTTTTCTTCGTGATCTCGGGATATGTCATCACGATGTCGCTGATGAAATCCGGCCCGCTTCCGCTTGGGGCGTTTTTGCTGCGTTTCTACCAGAAGCGGATCAGGCGCCTGATGCCGGCGCTGATCCTGCTGGTCGTGGTTTGCAGCGCAGTCATCTCTATGGTGGATCCCGCGCCGCGCATGTCACTTCTGACGGGCATGGCGGGGTTGTTCGGCCTGTCCAATATGCTGCTGTTGTTTTCGGCCACTGACTATTTTGCCGCCGATACCGAATTCAACATCTTTACGCATACGTGGTCGCTGGGCGTAGAGGAGCAGTATTACCTTCTCTACCCGGTGCTGTTCTGGCTGCTGACGCGGGGCGCGAGTGCCGACACGGCCCGGCGCCGGGTCTTTGCTGCGATGGCGCTGTTGTCTTGCGTGACGCTTGTGCTGTTTCAGTGGCTGTCGCAGACAAACCCCTCGGCCGCCTTTTTCCTGATGCCCACTCGCCTTTGGGAGCTTGGCGCGGGCTGTATGCTCTGCCTTGCTACCGATCAGCAAAGCACCGCGCCCTGGCGGCGGCGCAGCGGGCCGGTGCTTGCGCCGCTTGCGGTCGTGCTGCTGGTGGCCTGTTTCCTGATCCCCGAGCACGCCGCGTTCTGGACCACCCCGCTCAGCGTGCTCGCCACGGTCGCGCTGCTGGCGATGGCCAGCACCAGCCGCCCGGTCTTTGCATTGCTGTCGAACCCGGTCGCGGTCTGGATCGGGCTGGCGTCTTATTCTCTCTACCTCTGGCACTGGCCTGTTCTTGTGCTGGGCCGCTGGACTACCGGCATCACTCTGGCGACCGCACCGCTGCAACTGGCTGCGATCTTTGCGCTGGGCGCAGTCTCGTATCATCTGGTCGAGACGCCGCTGCGCAAGACAAGCTGGAGCAAGTGGAATGCCGGCACCGTGCTGATCGGTCTGGGCGCGGCCAGCCTTGCTGCCTGCTGCGTGGCGGTGCTTTACCTGCCGTTGAAGGGTGATTTGTATCTTGGCGAACCTAAGGTTGCGGGTCAGACTACGGCCAGCGCCCTGTTTCCCGAGGATGGCGAGTTTGCCATCACCACGAGGCGTTTTGCGGATGCCTGCAACCTGACCCCGAACCTTCTGAGCGGCGCGAAGAAGGGGCCAAAGCCAGAGATCACCGAGGCCTTCCTCGCGGGATGCTTGCACTCTGACAGCACGCGGCAGAAGCTGGTTCTGCTGGGGGACAGTTTCGCCAGCCGGTCGGTGGAACATCTTGCCCTGGCGGCAGATGCGCTCGGGCTGCAGTTCGGCGTGCTGTTCGGATATAACTGTCCCTTCCCGCTGCGTCCCTCCGATATCGCGGGCATGCCGGCAGAATCCTGCCGCGAACACGACTATGACCGGATCATTGATGCTGTCGTCGCGGCGGTCAGGCCGGGCGATATCCTTGTGCTGCGCCTCTATCTGGCCAAGGATCAATATGTCAGCTACGCAGGTGGAAACATGCCGGTGCTGGACAGTTACGATGCCGCGCTGACCAATTTCTCCCAGCGTGTCCGAGACCACGGCGGGCGCGTCGTGCTGTTGGGGGGCAACCCCACCCTGCCTATCCAAGCCGCGCAGTCGATGAACCCGCAATGGTTCAACAAGGCCCTGTACTCCGAGTTCCTGACCGTGGATTCGAATGTCGAGACACGGTTCGACCACGCCCTCGATGCACATCTACAGGCTCTGTTCGACGGTTCGTCACTTCTGTCCTACATACCCGTGAACCACTGGTTCTGCGACGACGCGCTGACTTGCCGGACCAGAACCGCATCCGAGGTGTACTACCTCGACAAGGTCCACTTGTCGCCGGCGGCCTATGACCTGTTCTACGATGACCTCCTGGCCCACCTGCGGGCCATGTCCGGCCCGTCCTGA